In Ascochyta rabiei chromosome 2, complete sequence, one genomic interval encodes:
- a CDS encoding Phenylacetate 2-hydroxylase, whose translation MSIPIYVAGAVVVSLFLYRFLYGTDTPHIKGLPEVPGLPLFGSLYELGTNHAKVAQGWAKKYGPVFQVRMGNKRIVFANSFDSVRHLWITNQSALISRPMLHTFHKVVSSSQGFTIGTSPWDESCKNRRKAAATALNRPAVQSYMPLIDLESCVSIKELLSDSKGGEIDLDPRAYWQRYALNTSLTLNYGYRIDGNKDAPLLKEIVDVERGVGNFRSTSNNWQDYVPLLRLFPSQSNEAIKFKNRRDVYMDKLLNTLEEKIQKGTDKPCITGNIIKDPEAKLNRAEIKSICLTMVSAGLDTVPGNLIMGIAYLATPDGQKIQARAYREIMSVYPNGDAWERCLHEEKIPYITALYKEILRYWTVIPICLPRVSIKPIEWNGAVIPAGTTFYMNAYAADYDAEHFKHPDKFDPERYLNVPEGAGTPHYGYGAGSRMCVGSHLANRELFTAFVRLISAFEFTPPTDPRDEAIMDCLEANDIPTSLTMEPKYFKVGFKPRDRTKLDQWISESEEKTKHLM comes from the exons ATGTCGATACCAATCTACGTCGCCGGCGCTGTGGTTGTTAGTTTATTCCTATACAGGTTTTTGTATGGAACCGACACACCTCACATCAAGGGCCTACCAGAGGTGCCTGGCCTGCCTCTCTTTGGTAGTTTGTATGAGCTCGGTACAAATCACGCAAAGGTAGCACAAGGATGGGCGAAGAAGTATGGACCAGTCTTCCAGGTTCGAATGGGCAACAAG AGAATTGTCTTTGCAAACTCCTTCGACTCGGTCCGTCATCTCTGGATCACAAACCAGTCTGCACTGATCTCAAGGCCTATGCTCCATACCTTTCATAAAGTAGTCTCCTCGTCCCAAGGCTTCACGATCGGTACCTCCCCATGGGACGAGTCCTGCAAGAACCGACGGAAGGCAGCTGCCACTGCCTTGAACCGCCCAGCCGTCCAATCCTACATGCCCCTCATCGACCTAGAGTCCTGCGTCTCTATCAAAGAACTCCTCTCCGACAGCAAGGGCGGCGAGATCGATCTTGACCCTCGCGCCTACTGGCAACGATACGCGCTCAACACTTCTCTGACACTGAACTACGGATATCGCATTGACGGAAACAAGGATGCGCCGCTGCTGAAGGAGATTGTAGATGTTGAGCGTGGAGTAGGAAACTTCAGATCCACAAGCAATAACTGGCAAGACTACGTCCCGCTGCTGCGATTGTTTCCCAGCCAGAGTAACGAAGCAATCAAGTTCAAGAATAGACGAGATGTGTACATGGACAAGCTGCTCAACACTCTGGAGGAGAAGATCCAGAAGGGCACAGACAAGCCTTGCATCACTGGAAACATCATCAAAGATCCAGAGGCTAAGCTGAACAGAG CCGAAATAAAGTCAATTTGTTTGACCATGGTCAGCGCCGGCCTCGATACCGTCCCCGGCAACCTAATCATGGGCATTGCCTACCTCGCCACGCCCGACGGCCAGAAGATCCAAGCCAGGGCGTACAGGGAGATCATGTCTGTCTACCCCAACGGCGACGCCTGGGAACGCTGTCTGCACGAAGAAAAGATCCCCTACATTACCGCCCTGTACAAGGAAATCCTGCGTTACTGGACCGTCATCCCCATCTGCCTGCCCCGCGTATCCATTAAGCCGATTGAGTGGAACGGCGCCGTCATCCCGGCAGGGACGACATTCTACATGAACGCCTATGCTGCCGACTACGATGCAGAGCACTTCAAGCACCCGGACAAGTTCGACCCAGAGCGGTACCTCAACGTTCCTGAAGGCGCAGGCACACCGCACTACGGATACGGCGCTGGGTCGCGCATGTGCGTGGGTAGTCATTTGGCCAACAGGGAACTTTTCACTGCCTTTGTGCGATTGATAAGTGCGTTTGAGTTCACGCCACCAACGGATCCAAGGGATGAGGCCATTATGGATTGTCTGGAAGCGAACGACATTCCTACGAGTTTGACCATGGAACCGAAGTACTTCAAAGTCGGGTTCAAACCGAGGGATCGCACGAAGCTGGATCAGTGGATCAGCGAGAGTGAAGAGAAGACTAAACACTTGATGTAG
- a CDS encoding Fumarylacetoacetase: MTSLRSWFHIPRGSHFSLANIPFGIISTASSTSPRVAVAIGDHALDLEVFAANSGFSGLSPIQPHQAVFSQPSLNAFAALGRPTHSVVRKYIQSVFSENTEFPDVLKNNESLQKQALIPLQDVTKHLPFKIGDYTDFFAGMNHAYNCGVIFRGPQNALQPNYKHLPVGYHGRASSVVPSGTPIRRPNGQILLNPTAEKKEPILSPCKKLDIELELGAFVCGSNEQGSPIPIDKAAENLFGVVLMNDWSARDIQAWEYVPLGPFNAKNFGTTISTWVVLAEALEPFKVKGLENDGNVLSYLREKDEKSVYDINLQVDVKTLSGHNTTISKVNARNLLWSFPQMLAHHTITGCPFQPGDLLGSGTISGDSPAAYGSFIEQSQNGKEPIRLSGGDMRTFLEDGDEVTIRGVCGEDEETLVGFGECVGRIEPALELKFD; the protein is encoded by the exons ATGACTTCGCTGCGATCGTGGTTCCATATCCCTCGAGGGTCCCACTTCTCACTCGCCAACATACCCTTCGGCATCATCTCAACGGCGTCCTCAACATCGCCGCGTGTGGCCGTGGCTATTGGAGACCACGCATTAGATCTCGAAGTCTTCGCAGCGAACAGTGGCTTTTCAGGACTGTCACCCATTCAGCCCCACCAGGCCGTCTTCTCACAGCCCTCACTGAACGCCTTCGCGGCGCTTGGAAGACCGACACACTCGGTCGTACGCAAATATATTCAGAGCGTGTTCTCCGAGAACACAGAGTTTCCAGACGTACTAAAGAACAACGAGTCATTACAGAAGCAAGCTTTGATTCCATTGCAAGATGTGACAAAGCATCTGCCCTTTAAGATTGGTGATTACACCGACTTCTTTGCTGGCATGAATCACGCCTACAACTGCGGCGTCATCTTCCGAGGACCTCAGAATGCTCTGCAACCCAACTACAAGCATTTGCCTGTGGGCTATCACGGTCGTGCATCGTCAGTCGTACCATCAGGGACACCAATCCGTCGACCGAACGGCCAGATATTACTGAACCCTACCGCGGAAAAGAAAGAACCGATTCTCTCACCCTGTAAGAAGCTCGATATTGAGCTCGAGCTCGGTGCCTTCGTCTGCGGCTCTAATGAGCAAGGGAGCCCTATACCAATCGACAAGGCTGCGGAAAATCTGTTCGGAGTTGTCTTGATGAACGACTGGTCAGCGAGAGATATCCAAGCCTGGGAGTACGTACCCCTGGGGCCATTCAACGCAAAGAACTTTGGCACGACGATCAGCACATGGGTAGTCCTTGCAGAAGCGCTCGAACCTTTCAAAGTCAAAGGTCTCGAGAACGATGGCAACGTACTATCGTATCTTAGAGAGAAAGATGAGAAGTCAGTATATGACATCAACCTTCAAGTTGATGTAAAGA CGTTGTCCGGCCATAACACTACAATCTCGAAAGTGAACGCACGAAATCTGCTGTGGTCTTTCCCTCAGATGCTCGCACACCACACCATCACCGGATGTCCCTTCCAACCCGGTGACCTCCTTGGTTCCGGTACAATCAGTGGTGACTCTCCTGCTGCATACGGTAGCTTTATAGAACAGAGCCAGAATGGCAAAGAGCCAATCAGGCTCAGTGGCGGTGACATGAGAACCTTCTTGGAGGATGGTGATGAGGTAACAATCAGGGGCGTATGCGGTGAAGATGAGGAGACCTTGGTTGGATTTGGGGAGTGCGTTGGAAGGATCGAGCCAGCTTTGGAGCTGAAGTTCGATTGA
- a CDS encoding Homogentisate 1,2-dioxygenase, with protein sequence MPSTQFNFKEKYRYQNGFASYHESEAVEGALPVGANSPQKPPLGLYTEKLSGTAFTAPRNKNQQSWLYRILPSCGHSNFEARESTTFNTNPENKPWEKIHFIPNQLRWDPFDLDETVDWVHSLHLVAGAGDPTMKTGVGYFIYAAGKDMAENEAFYSADGDFLIVPQHGVLDIQTELGRLVVRPNEICVIPRGIRYRITLPDGPVRGYILELYEGHFELPELGPIGSNCLANARDFQVPVADFDEDTNSGWTILAKFAGHLYAAKQTQTPFDVVAWHGLYYPYKYDLGRYSTIGSVSFDHPDPSIYTVLTCQSASPGTAIADFVIFPPRWLVAEDTFRPPWYHRNTMSEFMGLIHGQYDAKTGGGFQPAGASLHNIMSGHGPDAATHEKASNAALQPHKVGEGSMAFMFESCLMIGVTDWGLKKCRKIQEDYNAESWEPLKPHFKLKPGQKIENGVKAIANASEGDKAQVPHYT encoded by the exons ATGCCTTCCACACAATTCAACTTCAAAGAAAAGTACAGATATCAGAATGGCTTCGCCTCCTACCATGA GTCAGAAGCAGTAGAAGGCGCGCTACCGGTCGGTGCAAACTCACCACAGAAACCTCCACTAGGCCTCTATACCGAGAAGCTCTCCGGGACGGCCTTCACAGCTCCACGAAACAAGAACCAGCAGTCATGGCTCTACCGCATACTGCCCTCGTGCGGCCACAGCAACTTCGAAGCACGCGAGTCGACTACCTTCAACACAAATCCCGAGAACAAGCCATGGGAGAAGATTCATTTCATTCCCAACCAGCTGCGATGGGACCCGTTCGATCTTGATGAGACAGTAGATTGGGTGCACTCTCTGCATCTTGTCGCTGGCGCTGGAGACCCCACCATGAAGACTGGTGTTGGCTACTTCATCTACGCAGCAGGCAAGGACATGGCGGAGAACGAAGCGTTCTACTCTGCAGACGGCGACTTTCTTATCGTTCCTCAGCACGGCGTCCTCGATATCCAAACCGAGCTTGGCCGCCTCGTTGTTCGCCCAAATGAAATCTGCGTGATTCCTCGCGGCATCAGATACCGTATCACACTGCCTGATGGCCCTGTACGAGGCTATATCCTTGAGCTCTACGAAGGACACTTTGAGCTTCCCGAGCTCGGGCCCATTGGCTCCAACTGTCTTGCCAACGCGCGCGACTTCCAAGTCCCCGTTGCCGACTTTGACGAAGACACAAACAGCGGTTGGACCATCCTAGCCAAATTCGCTGGCCACCTCTACGCAGCCAAGCAGACACAAACTCCCTTCGACGTCGTCGCCTGGCATGGTCTCTACTACCCATACAAGTATGACCTCGGTCGCTATAGCACCATTGGCAGCGTGTCGTTCGACCACCCCGATCCTTCCATATACACGGTGCTCACATGCCAGAGCGCATCCCCCGGGACGGCAATCGCAGACTTTGTCATCTTCCCCCCACGCTGGCTGGTCGCTGAAGACACCTTCCGCCCACCGTGGTACCACCGTAACACCATGTCCGAGTTCATGGGCCTCATCCACGGACAATATGACGCCAAAACCGGCGGAGGCTTTCAGCCCGCCGGCGCCTCTCTGCACAACATCATGTCCGGCCACGGGCCCGATGCTGCGACCCACGAGAAGGCGTCGAATGCAGCACTGCAGCCGCACAAAGTAGGCGAGGGCAGCATGGCGTTTATGTTCGAGAGCTGTCTGATGATTGGCGTCACGGACTGGGGACTGAAGAAGTGTCGGAAGATCCAGGAGGACTACAATGCTGAGAGCTGGGAGCCGTTGAAGCCGCATTTCAAGTTGAAGCCCGGACAGAAGATTGAGAATGGCGTCAAGGCTATTGCGAATGCGTCCGAGGGCGACAAGGCACAGGTGCCGCATTACACCTAA
- a CDS encoding Translational repressor — protein MDQQQQQPQQQQQQPGQQGPMGPAGRRLHIAHRRSPSELTPLMMEQLAIAQQIEVLQQQQQQIAATHQQYVNMGMIQPQQQLGNFQMQPGQMANLPPQVNNYQFPQQMHQQHLGGPMNAPGQPSPHRRNQSALPNVGMGPPPAPSSGASGFGEFGQQGAQGRENVNPRGRGGGAAGAGHTRRHSLALSDAKKAAELAESKRKTSGFQFPLPSASGSSNRDASPGGVSPGEQPSGRGGRGGHGRSQSMAVGRGGGSAGRGGPAFSFPQAPADSSTPSNNGSTNNSNQSGQSDFQRRGSAGHGRSASRNFEGNWRQPQNNTPQQSTQENQAQNMGNFNMNQTANAAPFQPGHRTRGSVNQSVGSLGNFQYPGQPQLVQLPQGQVLVPQQMLGQGLNPLQIAHLQALQAQQLQSGGFGGLGVSQHAQPQMGMQQQQQQQRKTLFTPYLPQATLPALLSDGQLVAGILRVNKKNRSDAYVTTTDLDADIFICGSKDRNRALEGDLVAIELLDVDEVWGQKREKEEKKKRKDNADPRGGSIAVNDATTQPETAGEGGLRRRGSLRQRPTQKKNDDVEVEGQSLLLMEEEEINDELKPLYAGHVVAVIERVAGQMFSGSLGLLRPSSQATKEKQEAERQAREGSNSRPQPERQDKPKIVWFKPTDKRVPLIAIPTEQAPRDFVEKHQDYADRIFVACIKRWPITSLHPFGTLVEQLGVMGDPKVETDALLRDNNFGPDDFSDAVIKNIGFEDWSVANDGEEVLETRRDLRSEETFTIDPNGSKELDDAIHFKYLDDGRVEIGVHVADVAHFIKPNSLVDREAKKRGTGVYLMDRSVNMLPSRLSNDICCLSPGEDRYTVSVVFKVDPKTGRVSDDETWVGKSIIKSSGKLSYDEVDSVISGRDGEITAARAKDIKTLHQITQRFRQARFGDRTADIQPLRLMYQLDDENVPVEQNIFDSSPAHECIEELSHLANSFVAKKVLAGLPEKALLRRQPPPNPRRLTTIAERMGAIGYEIDTESSGTLQNSLFQVEDSDIRKGMETLVIKSMPRAKYFVAGKVPEDQYAHYALNLPVYTHFMNPSRRYADIVVHRQLEAALSNGTIEFTEDIEVLTKTAEMCNTKKDSAHAAQEQSVHIEACRKMDRLSQEIGGDLIAEGIVICVYESAFDVLIPEWGFEKRVHCDQLPLKKAEFDKNHRLLELYWEKGVPSSAFVPEDERPKHGSLRASNAATAARHAEAAKQRAKEQEEAQRRQMDTGTMSTNEVDALFDDDDDDSSDLNSAMAGVSLNPTGADRPTQSMPPSPTRGLSGQAPQRTNSDSKLSKSASEAPEAKLSNKEKYLSWFALREQNGDYIQDVREMTRVPVILKTDLTKSPPCLTIRSLNPYAL, from the exons ATGGatcagcaacagcagcagccgcagcagcagcagcagcagccaggCCAACAAGGGCCCATGGGTCCTGCTGGCCGCCGTCTGCACATTGCTCATCGCCGCAGCCCCTCTGAGCTGACACCGCTGATGA TGGAACAGCTTGCTATTGCACAGCAGATCGAAGTcctacagcagcagcaacagcaaatCGCCGCAACGCATCAGCAGTATGTGAATATGGGCATGATCCaaccgcagcagcagctcggcAACTTCCAGATGCAGCCCGGCCAGATGGCCAACCTACCCCCCCAGGTGAACAACTACCAGTTCCCACAGCAGATGCACCAGCAACACCTCGGTGGTCCTATGAACGCCCCAGGCCAACCGTCCCCTCATCGTCGTAACCAATCCGCCCTTCCTAACGTTGGTATGGGCCCACCTCCAGCTCCCTCCTCTGGCGCGTCCGGATTCGGTGAATTTGGGCAACAGGGTGCCCAAGGCCGGGAGAACGTTAACCCTCGCGGCCGAGGTGGCGGTGCCGCTGGCGCTGGACACACTCGCAGACACTCTTTGGCACTTTCTGATGCTAAGAAAGCGGCAGAACTGGCAGAATCGAAGAGAAAGACTTCCGGCTTCCAGTTCCCTCTGCCTTCGGCCAGTGGAAGCTCAAACCGTGACGCCAGTCCTGGCGGTGTCAGCCCGGGCGAGCAACCTTCCGGTCGCGGCGGTCGCGGCGGCCACGGACGCAGCCAGAGCATGGCCGTTGGACGGGGTGGCGGCAGCGCTGGCCGCGGTGGACCAGCTTTCTCCTTCCCGCAGGCACCTGCCGACTCGAGCACACCGAGCAACAATGGCAGCACCAACAATAGCAACCAGAGCGGTCAATCTGATTTCCAACGTCGTGGCAGTGCTGGCCACGGCCGAAGCGCGTCCCGCAACTTTGAGGGCAATTGGAGACAGCCTCAGAACAACACCCCGCAGCAGTCTACCCAGGAGAATCAGGCCCAGAACATGGGCAACTTCAACATGAACCAAACTGCCAATGCCGCTCCTTTCCAACCGGGACACCGTACCCGCGGTTCAGTCAACCAGTCTGTCGGCTCTCTCGGCAACTTCCAGTACCCAGGCCAGCCTCAGCTGGTCCAGCTACCCCAGGGACAGGTCCTCGTCCCACAACAGATGCTTGGCCAAGGACTCAACCCTCTCCAGATCGCCCACCTACAGGCGCTGCAAGCGCAGCAGCTGCAGAGTGGAGGCTTTGGAGGCCTTGGAGTCAGCCAGCATGCTCAGCCTCAGATGGGCatgcagcagcaacagcagcagcagcgcaagACTTTGTTCACTCCCTACCTTCCTCAGGCCACTTTGCCTGCCCTACTTAGCGACGGCCAGCTTGTTGCTGGTATCCTCCGTGTCAACAAAAAGAACCGAAGCGATGCTTACGTCACTACCACTGATCTGGATGCTGACATCTTCATTTGTGGTAGCAAGGACAGGAATCGTGCTTTGGAGGGAGATCTGGTTGCCATTGAGCTTCTCGACGTTGATGAAGTATGGGGCCAGAAGCgcgagaaggaggagaagaagaaaaggaaggACAATGCGGATCCTCGCGGCGGTAGCATTGCTGTAAACGACGCCACCACTCAGCCTGAGACGGCTGGTGAGGGTGGTCTTCGCCGCCGTGGAAGTCTGCGCCAGCGACCCACTCAGAAGAAGAACGATGATGTTGAAGTCGAGGGTCAGAGTTTGCTGCTCatggaagaggaggagatCAACGACGAACTGAAGCCTCTGTACGCCGGTCACGTTGTCGCAGTTATCGAGCGTGTTGCTGGACAGATGTTCTCCGG TTCTCTCGGACTTTTGCGCCCTAGCAGCCAAGCTACAAAGGAGAAGCAGGAGGCTGAGCGCCAGGCTCGTGAGGGTAGCAACAGCCGTCCTCAACCCGAACGCCAGGACAAGCCAAAGATTGTTTGGTTCAAGCCTACCGATAAGCGTGTGCCCTTGATCGCCATTCCTACTGAGCAGGCGCCCAGAGACTTCGTCGAGAAACATCAAGATTATGCCGATCGTATCTTCGTGGCATGCATCAAGCGATGGCCCATCACCTCTCTGCATCCATTCGGAACACTGGTGGAGCAGCTTGGTGTCATGGGTGACCCCAAGGTCGAGACTGACGCTCTGTTGCGCGATAACAACTTTGGTCCTGACGATTTCTCTGATGCAGTCATCAAAAACATCGGTTTCGAGGACTGGTCTGTTGCCAATGACGGCGAGGAAGTTCTGGAAACACGTCGCGACCTTCGCAGCGAGGAGACCTTTACCATCGATCCCAATGGAAGCAAAGAGCTCGACGATGCCATCCACTTCAAGTATCTTGACGACGGCCGCGTTGAGATTGGTGTGCACGTTGCTGACGTTGCACACTTCATCAAGCCAAACTCGCTTGTTGACCGCGAGGCCAAGAAGCGAGGAACCGGCGTCTACCTCATGGATCGCTCTGTCAACATGCTGCCATCGCGCCTTTCCAATGACATCTGTTGCCTGAGCCCTGGTGAAGACCGCTACACAGTTAGTGTCGTCTTCAAGGTCGACCCCAAGACCGGTCGAGTATCAGACGACGAGACCTGGGTTGGCAAGTCCATCATCAAGAGCTCCGGCAAGCTGTCATACGATGAGGTCGACTCCGTTATTAGCGGACGCGATGGCGAGATCACAGCGGCTCGTGCTAAGGACATCAAGACGCTTCACCAAATTACACAAAGGTTCCGCCAGGCACGTTTCGGTGACCGCACTGCTGATATTCAGCCACTGCGCCTCATGTACCAGCTCGACGACGAGAATGTCCCTGTTGAGCAGAACATCTTTGATTCTTCGCCAGCTCACGAGTGCATTGAGGAGCTTAGCCATCTTGCGAACAGTTTTGTTGCGAAGAAGGTCCTTGCTGGCCTGCCAGAGAAGGCGCTTCTTCGTCGCCAGCCTCCTCCTAACCCCCGCCGCTTGACCACCATCGCCGAGCGTATGGGCGCTATTGGCTACGAAATCGACACTGAGAGCAGCGGCACCCTGCAGAACAGTCTCTTCCAGGTCGAGGACAGCGACATTCGTAAGGGTATGGAGACACTTGTCATCAAGTCTATGCCTCGTGCGAAATACTTTGTGGCTGGCAAGGTACCAGAGGATCAGTACGCGCACTACGCCCTGAACCTTCCAGTCTACACTCACTTTATGAACCCATCTCGTCGCTACGCCGATATCGTCGTTCACCGCCAGTTGGAGGCTGCTCTCTCGAACGGTACTATTGAGTTCACTGAGGATATCGAAGTCCTGACCAAGACCGCCGAGATGTGCAACACCAAGAAAGACTCCGCACACGCTGCTCAGGAGCAGAGCGTACACATCGAGGCATGCCGCAAGATGGACAGACTCAGCCAAGAGATTGGCGGTGATCTGATTGCCGAGGGTATCGTTATCTGCGTGTACGAGTCCGCTTTCGACGTTTTGATTCCGGAGTGGGGCTTCGAGAAGCGTGTCCACTGTGATCAGCTTCCTCTCAAGAAGGCCGAGTTCGACAAGAACCATCGTCTTCTTGAGCTTTACTGGGAGAAGGGTGTTCCTTCTTCTGCTTTTGTTCCCGAGGACGAGAGGCCGAAGCACGGTTCTCTCCGAGCTTCTAACGCTGCGACGGCTGCGCGTCATGCCGAGGCGGCTAAGCAGCGTGCCAAGGAGCAGGAGGAAGCTCAGCGTCGCCAGATGGACACTGGAACAATGTCGACCAACGAGGTTGATGCTCTGTtcgacgatgacgatgacgattCGAGTGACCTCAACTCTGCCATGGCAGGCGTTTCATTGAACCCAACAGGTGCAGACCGACCAACCCAGAGTATGCCCCCATCACCAACTAGGGGACTTTCTGGCCAGGCACCACAGCGGACCAATTCGGACTCGAAGTTGTCGAAGAGTGCGAGCGAGGCGCCCGAGGCCAAGCTGTCGAACAAGGAGAAGTACCTTAGCTGGTTTGCCCTGCGTGAGCAGAATGGCGACTACATCCAGGATGTGCGGGAAATGACACGCGTGCCGGTGATCCTCAAGACGGACCTGACGAAGAGCCCTCC TTGCCTGACCATTCGATCCTTGAACCCATATGCTCTTTGA